The following proteins come from a genomic window of Thermoproteus sp.:
- the carB gene encoding carbamoyl-phosphate synthase (glutamine-hydrolyzing) large subunit → MKRVLVIGSGAIKIAEAAEFDYSGSQALKAFREEGIETVLVNPNVATIQTSKVLADRVYFAPIRKEFLAQIIERERPDAIACGFGGQTALSACVDLHDSGVLAKYGVRVIGTPVEGIRRALSRELFQKAMREAGVPVPPSRSARSPEEAFAAAEELGYPVMVRVSFNLGGAGAFVARSRRDLEARIYKAFAQSAIGEVLVEKYLEGWKEIEFEVVRDSYDNVAAVVCMENIDPMGYHTGDSIVVAPCQTLTDEEYQTARDISIAVERAISLIGEGNVQVAINYAGPEQYAIETNPRMSRSSALASKASGYPLAYIAAKLALGYRLDEVMNQVTKRTVAAFEPSLDYIVVKHPRWENDRFEVEEGLGPEMMSIGEAMGIGRNVEEAWQKAVRMIDIGEPGLVGGPLFKSATLEEALKVLERHLPYWPVYAAKAIYLGVPLERIYELTKVDRFFLNAIKRVVDVWKALESGGASPELIEEAKRLGFSDEQIALAVGAKPEEVVKARRRPVVKKIDTLAGEWPADTNYLYLTYGGEFDELSPKVDYLVVGAGVFRIGVSVEFDWATVNLALELKKRGLRVAILNYNPETVSTDWDVVDKLYFDEITAERILDIYEKEGGPVVVLYAGGQIGQRLYPKLERLGVRIGGTRASSIDLAEDRSKFSRLLDKLGIRQPPWFYARSVEEAVKLAEDLGYPVLLRPSYVLGGTYMAVARNEGELRLYLSRAAKVSGEYPVVVSKFMPWGIEAEVDAVSDGKRTVATPIEHIEPPGVHSGDSTMVMPPRKAPESAVWKMVEVVHTIARELDVRGPLNVQFIVADDVYVIEANLRASRSMPFVSKATGVNYMSLVADVLTRERLPYEGEVTVLRPDRWWVKTAQFSWSRVRGAYPKLGPVMYSTGEVASFGKTFEEALLKSWLSAAPNRIPTRNALVYTFDETYSKDVEEIKRRLSWLELLEPSKDVVELIKWKKVDIVMTAGVTPERDYDIRRVAADTSTPLVLHPALGLELANAFNWLRRGGALEVEPW, encoded by the coding sequence ATAAAGAGAGTCCTCGTTATAGGGTCGGGGGCCATCAAGATAGCAGAGGCGGCGGAGTTCGACTATTCGGGCTCGCAGGCCCTTAAGGCCTTTAGGGAGGAGGGCATCGAGACGGTGTTGGTGAACCCCAACGTGGCCACGATTCAGACGTCGAAGGTCCTGGCGGATAGGGTCTATTTCGCCCCTATACGTAAGGAGTTTTTGGCTCAGATAATAGAGCGGGAGCGGCCCGACGCCATTGCCTGCGGCTTTGGGGGCCAGACTGCGCTCTCCGCCTGTGTGGACCTCCACGACTCGGGGGTCCTGGCCAAATACGGCGTGAGGGTGATCGGCACGCCCGTCGAGGGCATACGTAGGGCTCTCTCCCGCGAGCTGTTCCAGAAGGCCATGAGGGAGGCCGGGGTCCCCGTGCCTCCGAGCCGCTCCGCGAGGAGTCCCGAGGAGGCCTTCGCCGCGGCCGAGGAGTTGGGCTACCCCGTCATGGTCAGAGTGAGCTTCAACCTGGGCGGCGCGGGGGCCTTCGTGGCGAGGAGCAGGCGGGACCTAGAGGCCAGGATCTACAAGGCCTTCGCCCAGTCGGCGATAGGGGAGGTCCTCGTGGAGAAGTACCTAGAGGGCTGGAAGGAGATAGAGTTCGAGGTGGTTAGGGATTCCTACGACAACGTGGCGGCGGTGGTCTGTATGGAGAATATAGACCCCATGGGGTACCACACGGGCGACTCCATAGTGGTCGCGCCTTGCCAGACCCTGACCGACGAGGAGTACCAGACGGCTAGGGACATATCCATCGCGGTGGAGCGCGCCATATCGCTGATAGGGGAGGGCAACGTGCAGGTGGCGATAAACTACGCGGGGCCCGAGCAGTACGCCATAGAGACTAACCCCCGCATGTCGCGGTCCAGCGCCCTGGCCTCGAAGGCCTCGGGCTACCCGCTGGCCTACATCGCCGCCAAGCTCGCTCTGGGGTACCGCCTCGACGAGGTCATGAACCAAGTGACCAAGAGGACCGTCGCGGCGTTCGAGCCCAGCCTCGACTACATAGTGGTGAAGCATCCCCGTTGGGAGAACGACCGCTTCGAGGTGGAGGAGGGGCTGGGCCCCGAGATGATGTCCATTGGGGAGGCCATGGGCATAGGGAGAAACGTGGAGGAGGCCTGGCAGAAGGCCGTGCGCATGATAGACATAGGGGAGCCGGGCCTCGTGGGTGGCCCACTCTTCAAGTCGGCGACTCTCGAGGAGGCCCTTAAGGTCCTCGAGCGCCACCTGCCCTATTGGCCCGTCTACGCGGCCAAGGCCATATACCTAGGGGTCCCCCTGGAGAGGATATACGAGTTGACTAAAGTCGATAGGTTCTTCCTGAACGCCATAAAGAGGGTCGTCGACGTGTGGAAGGCGTTGGAGTCCGGCGGCGCGTCGCCCGAGCTGATAGAGGAGGCCAAGAGGCTGGGCTTCTCCGACGAGCAGATCGCCCTCGCCGTCGGCGCTAAGCCCGAAGAGGTCGTCAAGGCCAGGCGGAGGCCGGTCGTCAAGAAGATCGACACTCTCGCCGGCGAGTGGCCCGCCGACACTAACTACCTCTATTTGACCTACGGCGGCGAGTTCGACGAGCTTTCGCCTAAAGTCGACTACCTCGTGGTGGGGGCCGGCGTCTTCAGGATAGGCGTCAGCGTCGAGTTCGACTGGGCCACTGTGAACCTCGCCTTGGAGCTGAAGAAGAGGGGGCTACGGGTGGCCATACTCAACTACAACCCCGAGACTGTCTCCACTGATTGGGACGTCGTCGACAAGCTCTATTTCGACGAGATAACGGCCGAGCGCATCCTGGACATATACGAGAAGGAGGGAGGGCCCGTGGTGGTCCTCTACGCGGGGGGCCAGATAGGGCAGAGGCTCTACCCCAAGCTCGAAAGGCTCGGCGTGAGGATAGGCGGGACTAGGGCGTCCTCTATAGACCTCGCGGAGGACAGGAGCAAGTTCTCTAGGCTTCTGGACAAGCTCGGCATAAGGCAGCCGCCTTGGTTCTACGCCAGGAGCGTAGAGGAGGCGGTGAAGCTGGCGGAGGACTTGGGGTATCCCGTCCTGTTGAGGCCCAGCTACGTCCTGGGGGGCACCTATATGGCGGTGGCCAGAAACGAGGGGGAGCTCCGCCTCTATTTGAGCAGGGCGGCCAAGGTGAGCGGCGAGTACCCGGTGGTGGTCTCTAAGTTCATGCCGTGGGGCATAGAGGCGGAGGTAGACGCCGTGTCTGACGGCAAGAGGACCGTCGCGACGCCCATAGAGCACATAGAGCCTCCCGGCGTCCATTCGGGCGACTCGACTATGGTCATGCCGCCCCGCAAGGCGCCCGAATCCGCCGTATGGAAGATGGTGGAGGTGGTCCACACCATAGCGAGGGAGCTAGACGTAAGGGGGCCCCTCAACGTCCAGTTCATAGTGGCGGACGACGTGTACGTCATAGAGGCGAACTTGAGGGCAAGCCGCTCCATGCCCTTTGTGAGCAAGGCCACTGGCGTCAACTACATGTCGCTTGTGGCCGACGTACTGACTAGGGAGAGGCTTCCCTACGAGGGGGAGGTCACCGTGTTGAGGCCGGACAGATGGTGGGTCAAGACGGCGCAGTTCTCCTGGAGCAGAGTAAGAGGCGCCTACCCCAAGCTGGGCCCCGTCATGTACAGCACCGGCGAGGTGGCGTCCTTCGGGAAGACCTTCGAGGAGGCCCTCCTCAAGAGCTGGCTCTCGGCCGCTCCCAACAGGATACCGACGAGAAACGCCCTGGTCTACACCTTCGACGAGACTTACAGCAAAGACGTGGAGGAGATAAAGAGGAGGCTCTCCTGGCTTGAACTTCTGGAGCCTAGCAAAGACGTAGTCGAGCTCATAAAGTGGAAGAAAGTCGACATAGTGATGACGGCCGGGGTCACGCCGGAGAGGGACTACGACATTAGGCGCGTGGCGGCGGACACCTCCACACCTCTAGTGCTACACCCGGCGCTGGGCTTGGAGCTCGCAAACGCCTTCAATTGGCTCAGGAGAGGCGGCGCCCTGGAGGTCGAGCCGTGGTGA
- a CDS encoding nucleotidyltransferase domain-containing protein: MSRDFIVAEWERRRRVLSDLWRYLSALKEAVLELDPDAEVYLFGSAARGDMRPDSDVDVLVVSDRYGGDLRRIAELLVRVEERLGVTGIFEIHVATREQYEGWYKRHIDVKVRL, encoded by the coding sequence ATGTCTAGAGACTTCATAGTCGCCGAGTGGGAGAGGCGGAGGAGGGTCTTGAGCGACTTGTGGAGGTACCTCTCGGCCCTTAAGGAGGCCGTCTTGGAGCTGGACCCCGACGCCGAGGTGTACCTCTTCGGTAGCGCCGCTAGGGGCGACATGAGGCCCGATAGCGACGTGGACGTCTTGGTGGTCTCGGACAGATACGGCGGAGATTTGAGGAGGATAGCCGAGCTGTTGGTGCGCGTGGAGGAGAGGCTGGGCGTGACCGGCATCTTTGAGATCCACGTGGCCACGCGGGAGCAGTACGAGGGGTGGTACAAAAGGCATATAGACGTCAAGGTGAGGCTCTAG
- the gapN gene encoding NADP-dependent glyceraldehyde-3-phosphate dehydrogenase yields MVDLKLNSIKDIYMEAERPIFKAPIAGRWVEVGSRLPVRSPIDLSVIAEVVKPDREHVEEALAAAYEKGRWEVRDLPGEKRLAIFHKMADLLERYREDFVEVLVLGNGKTKAAANGEVSASVERLRRADLDVRRLYGDYVPGDWSSESLESEAVVRREPLGVVFAITPFNYPLFDVVNKFVYSAVAGNAVILKPASSTPLPALLFAKVAEEAGFPMKAFSVLPLSGKEAEELAKDRRISVISLTGSTETGERVIKAAGIKSYVMELGGGDPAIVLEDADVDYAAKRIALGITSYSGQRCDSIKLVLAERPVYGELRDKLAAELRSVKVGDPRDPEVQMGPLIDLSTADEFEKAVKDALERGGKVLAGGKRDRNYIWPTLIEAPADRVRDYYLYRQEVFAAIALIVEVKDVDEAISLANGRRYGLDAAIFGRDIVKIRKAIRYLEVGNIYINDYPRHGIGYFPFGGRKDSGIGREGIGYSIEYVTAYKTIVYSYKGRGIWEYL; encoded by the coding sequence ATGGTAGACCTAAAGTTGAACTCGATTAAAGACATCTACATGGAGGCCGAGAGGCCCATCTTCAAGGCCCCTATAGCGGGGAGGTGGGTAGAGGTGGGCTCCCGACTGCCAGTGAGGAGCCCTATAGATCTGTCGGTTATCGCCGAGGTAGTCAAGCCGGACAGAGAGCATGTAGAGGAGGCCCTCGCGGCCGCCTACGAGAAGGGCAGATGGGAGGTGCGGGACCTCCCAGGCGAGAAGAGGCTCGCCATCTTCCACAAGATGGCCGACTTGCTTGAGCGATATCGGGAGGACTTCGTCGAGGTGTTGGTGTTGGGTAACGGCAAGACGAAGGCCGCCGCAAACGGCGAGGTGTCGGCCTCGGTGGAGAGGTTGAGGAGGGCCGACCTCGACGTCAGGCGGCTCTACGGCGACTACGTCCCCGGCGATTGGTCCAGCGAGAGCCTCGAATCCGAGGCGGTGGTCAGGCGGGAGCCTCTCGGCGTGGTCTTCGCCATCACTCCTTTCAACTATCCCCTATTTGACGTGGTGAACAAGTTCGTCTACTCGGCAGTGGCGGGCAACGCCGTGATCTTAAAGCCCGCCTCCTCGACGCCACTCCCCGCGCTGTTGTTCGCCAAGGTGGCCGAAGAGGCGGGCTTCCCCATGAAGGCGTTCTCGGTGCTCCCCTTATCGGGCAAGGAGGCGGAGGAGCTGGCTAAGGACAGGAGGATATCGGTGATCTCGCTGACGGGCAGCACGGAGACCGGCGAGAGGGTAATCAAGGCGGCCGGCATAAAGAGCTACGTGATGGAGCTCGGCGGGGGCGATCCGGCCATAGTCCTGGAGGACGCCGATGTGGACTACGCGGCCAAGAGGATAGCCCTCGGCATAACCAGCTACTCCGGCCAGCGTTGCGACTCCATAAAGCTGGTGCTGGCCGAGAGGCCCGTGTACGGAGAGCTGAGGGACAAGCTCGCCGCGGAGCTAAGGTCGGTCAAGGTCGGCGACCCGAGGGACCCCGAGGTCCAAATGGGCCCGTTGATAGACCTCTCGACCGCCGACGAGTTCGAAAAGGCGGTGAAGGACGCGTTGGAGCGCGGCGGGAAGGTGCTCGCCGGCGGCAAGAGAGACAGGAACTACATATGGCCTACGCTCATAGAGGCTCCGGCCGACAGGGTGAGAGACTACTATTTGTACAGGCAGGAGGTCTTCGCCGCCATTGCCCTAATCGTCGAGGTCAAAGACGTCGACGAGGCCATATCGCTGGCCAACGGCAGGAGGTACGGCCTAGATGCCGCCATATTCGGCAGAGACATAGTGAAGATACGTAAGGCCATACGCTACTTGGAGGTGGGCAACATCTACATCAACGACTACCCGAGGCACGGGATAGGGTACTTCCCCTTCGGAGGCCGTAAGGACTCGGGCATAGGCAGAGAGGGCATAGGGTACTCGATCGAGTACGTGACCGCCTACAAGACGATAGTGTACAGCTATAAGGGCAGGGGGATCTGGGAGTACCTATAG
- the cimA gene encoding citramalate synthase, with product MEVLDTTLRDGAQGANVSFTLEDKIRLALLLDELGVDYIEGGWPYSNPKDLDFFKAMREYPLVRAKLAAFGSTRRKGVRPKDDESLNSIVKADVPVAVIFGKSWTLHVEKVLETTWEENLAMIAESVEYLREHGMEVIYDAEHFYQGYQEDPEMALRSIETAWRAGARVVVLADTNGGTPPHEVYRITAEVKRRFPAMPLGAHMHNDIGCAVANTLMAVAAGARHVQGTINGVGERTGNADLTAVLPTLELKMGLKVLGDGPPQVKFAKLREVSRFVYEALGLQPNPYQPYVGDFAFAHKGGVHADAVMKAPRAYEHVDPALVGNRRVIVVSEAAGSASLVLKAAEELGVSLNKRQEAVRAALEEIKRLEREGYSFDTAPASAMLILMRRLGLYRERFKLLEWRVVTGPTNAAYAVVKTWIDGQIRLEAGEGVGPVHAVDVALRRAITSTFPELAKAVLRDYKVVLPSAVRSTESVVRVTVEFTDGERVWRTVGVSSNVVEASIKAIIDAYDFALQLYSMRQVARASP from the coding sequence GTGGAAGTCCTGGACACCACCTTGAGGGACGGCGCGCAGGGCGCCAACGTCTCCTTCACCCTTGAAGACAAAATAAGGCTGGCGTTGCTCCTCGACGAGCTGGGCGTCGACTATATAGAGGGCGGGTGGCCCTATTCAAACCCCAAGGACCTAGACTTCTTCAAGGCCATGAGGGAGTACCCATTGGTGAGGGCGAAGCTGGCGGCTTTCGGTAGCACCAGGAGGAAGGGCGTGAGACCTAAAGACGACGAGAGCTTGAACTCCATAGTGAAGGCCGACGTGCCGGTAGCGGTCATCTTCGGCAAGAGCTGGACCCTCCACGTGGAGAAGGTCCTAGAGACCACTTGGGAGGAGAACCTCGCCATGATAGCGGAGTCCGTGGAGTACTTGAGGGAACACGGGATGGAGGTTATATACGACGCCGAACATTTCTATCAGGGATACCAAGAGGACCCCGAGATGGCGTTGAGGTCTATCGAGACTGCATGGAGGGCCGGGGCGAGGGTCGTAGTGCTGGCCGACACGAACGGCGGGACTCCGCCCCACGAGGTCTATAGGATAACGGCGGAGGTCAAAAGGCGGTTTCCGGCGATGCCGCTCGGCGCCCATATGCACAACGACATTGGCTGCGCCGTGGCGAACACGTTGATGGCCGTGGCGGCTGGGGCCAGACACGTGCAGGGCACTATCAACGGCGTGGGGGAGAGGACGGGCAACGCCGACCTCACGGCTGTCCTGCCCACATTGGAGCTCAAAATGGGGCTTAAAGTCCTCGGCGACGGGCCGCCTCAAGTCAAATTCGCGAAGTTGAGGGAGGTCTCCCGTTTCGTCTACGAGGCGTTGGGCCTCCAGCCCAACCCCTACCAGCCCTACGTCGGCGATTTCGCCTTCGCCCATAAGGGCGGCGTCCACGCGGATGCCGTCATGAAGGCGCCTAGGGCCTACGAGCACGTAGACCCCGCCTTGGTCGGCAACAGGAGGGTGATAGTGGTGTCTGAGGCCGCCGGGTCGGCTAGCCTCGTGCTGAAGGCCGCCGAGGAGCTGGGGGTCTCTCTGAACAAACGGCAGGAGGCTGTGAGGGCGGCCCTCGAGGAGATAAAACGGCTTGAGAGGGAGGGCTACTCCTTCGACACGGCGCCCGCCTCGGCCATGTTGATATTGATGAGGAGGCTGGGCCTCTATAGGGAGAGGTTCAAGCTGTTGGAGTGGCGCGTGGTGACGGGGCCCACCAACGCGGCGTATGCCGTGGTCAAGACCTGGATTGACGGCCAGATAAGGCTGGAGGCGGGCGAGGGCGTGGGGCCCGTACATGCAGTGGACGTGGCGTTGAGGCGCGCCATAACTTCGACATTCCCCGAGCTGGCCAAGGCGGTCCTGAGGGACTACAAGGTGGTGTTGCCGTCGGCGGTCAGGAGCACCGAGAGCGTGGTGAGGGTGACCGTGGAGTTCACAGACGGCGAGAGGGTCTGGAGGACCGTCGGCGTGTCCAGCAACGTGGTGGAGGCCTCCATAAAGGCCATAATCGACGCCTACGACTTCGCGCTCCAGCTCTACTCCATGAGGCAGGTGGCTAGAGCCTCACCTTGA
- a CDS encoding alkaline phosphatase family protein, with amino-acid sequence MERPDYEGGGINSLPNALLAHFGLPQRGPTPKFQLGLSSKKVALVLLDGLGFDLFVKAAGDVAVRGVYRLTSVFPTTTATVLTTLSTGLAPCQHGVVAWSFYLKEVGSIIDSLQMSPMLGGRDGLNEAGYDLKALFYTPTIFTDLLRAGVKSRVFLPRGLGGGISRILYEGAEVFEYVSTYDAIINAGRFLQQNDVAYAYIYISTIDSVAHRYGPKSEETLAAARGVLEETLKLAARHMKDADVLITADHGHEEIARSENLTGDSELLKALEVPPYGDPRALHLKTSRDAEEAKAALRRRGDFLFLSREEAVKAGLFGPCDGRFEERLGDVLALPPRGVAALYMFKPKNEEPLKFKGHHGGLTEDELYIPLIIA; translated from the coding sequence ATGGAGAGACCAGACTACGAAGGCGGAGGGATAAACTCTCTACCCAATGCGCTGTTGGCCCATTTCGGCCTGCCCCAGAGGGGCCCCACACCTAAATTCCAACTGGGCCTTTCGAGCAAGAAGGTCGCCTTGGTGCTCCTAGACGGCTTGGGCTTCGACCTATTCGTAAAGGCCGCGGGGGACGTCGCGGTGCGGGGGGTGTATAGGCTGACGTCCGTCTTCCCCACCACTACCGCGACAGTCCTGACGACTCTCTCCACGGGGCTCGCCCCCTGCCAACACGGCGTGGTGGCTTGGAGCTTCTACTTGAAGGAAGTGGGCTCCATAATCGACTCGTTGCAGATGAGCCCGATGTTGGGCGGGAGGGACGGCTTGAACGAGGCGGGGTACGACTTGAAGGCTCTCTTCTACACCCCCACGATATTTACCGACTTGTTGAGAGCCGGCGTCAAGTCGAGGGTGTTCCTGCCGAGGGGGCTGGGCGGAGGCATCAGCAGGATCCTCTACGAGGGCGCCGAGGTCTTCGAGTACGTCTCCACATACGACGCAATCATAAACGCCGGGCGGTTCCTGCAACAAAACGATGTAGCGTATGCATACATCTACATATCGACGATAGACAGCGTGGCCCATAGATACGGCCCGAAGTCGGAGGAGACGCTCGCCGCAGCTAGAGGGGTATTGGAGGAGACCTTAAAGCTGGCGGCACGGCACATGAAGGACGCCGATGTGTTGATCACGGCAGACCACGGCCACGAGGAGATAGCCAGAAGTGAAAACCTCACAGGCGACTCGGAGTTGCTGAAGGCACTCGAAGTGCCCCCGTACGGCGACCCCAGGGCGTTGCACCTCAAGACGTCTAGAGACGCCGAGGAGGCCAAGGCGGCTCTGAGGAGACGCGGAGACTTCCTATTCCTCTCTAGGGAAGAGGCCGTGAAGGCCGGCCTCTTCGGGCCCTGCGATGGGAGGTTCGAGGAGAGACTGGGCGACGTGCTGGCTCTGCCTCCCCGCGGCGTGGCGGCTCTATATATGTTCAAGCCCAAGAATGAAGAGCCCCTTAAGTTTAAAGGCCACCACGGAGGTCTCACTGAAGACGAGCTCTATATCCCGCTTATAATTGCGTAA
- a CDS encoding DJ-1/PfpI family protein: MRKAKILIIAGDAVEALELFYPYYRLKEEGFDVDVAAPSKKDLRTVVHDFEPGWETYSEKPGYLFKWVTKTLSEVKPEEYDGLVIPGGRMPEYVRVVASEDVKRIVRHFFEANKPVAAICHAPQILAAAGVVKGRRMTSYIAVRPEVENNGGIWVDQEVVVDGNLVTSRAWPDNPAWMREFIKLVKARVT, from the coding sequence ATGCGGAAGGCAAAAATATTGATAATCGCTGGCGACGCCGTCGAGGCCCTCGAGCTGTTCTACCCATACTATAGGCTTAAGGAGGAGGGCTTCGACGTTGACGTCGCGGCGCCCAGCAAGAAGGACTTGAGGACGGTCGTCCACGACTTCGAGCCGGGCTGGGAGACATACAGCGAGAAGCCCGGCTATCTCTTCAAATGGGTCACGAAGACCCTGTCCGAGGTAAAGCCAGAGGAATACGACGGGCTGGTCATACCCGGCGGCAGGATGCCCGAATACGTGAGGGTAGTAGCCTCGGAGGACGTCAAGAGGATAGTAAGGCACTTCTTCGAGGCCAATAAGCCGGTGGCCGCCATATGCCATGCGCCGCAGATACTCGCCGCGGCCGGAGTCGTTAAGGGGCGAAGAATGACGAGCTATATAGCCGTGAGGCCCGAGGTGGAGAACAACGGAGGCATATGGGTGGACCAAGAGGTGGTGGTAGATGGGAATTTAGTCACGTCGAGAGCCTGGCCCGACAATCCGGCTTGGATGAGGGAATTCATTAAGCTCGTAAAGGCGAGAGTAACCTAA
- a CDS encoding RimK family alpha-L-glutamate ligase: MVRLVVDVLKEEEKALIKAAERLGVKLELVRVEGLDLSRDLDYGVYLIRTLSHNRAVVAAAHVEASGAVAINGWRALAAGWNKAVALSLLRASGLPVPKTRLAPAVPDASELIVKPAFGSWGRKVALAKSAEDVEALLKGVDPDEVYLVQERVGDGTDIRAFVVGVRVVAAMVRRPPPGDWRSNAARGGAAEGIRPPPEVEDLAVKAAKALNAEYAGVDILIGRDKYYVGEVNVIPEFKTVSRASGVDVAAELIKYVAWMEKS, encoded by the coding sequence GTGGTGAGGCTCGTCGTGGACGTATTGAAGGAGGAGGAGAAGGCTCTGATCAAGGCGGCTGAGAGGCTCGGGGTCAAGTTGGAGCTGGTCAGAGTGGAGGGGCTGGACCTCTCGAGGGATTTGGACTACGGCGTATATCTCATCAGGACTCTCAGCCACAACCGCGCCGTAGTCGCCGCGGCCCATGTAGAGGCGTCAGGCGCCGTGGCCATAAACGGCTGGAGGGCCTTGGCCGCCGGGTGGAACAAGGCGGTCGCCCTGTCCCTCCTCCGCGCATCGGGCCTGCCCGTGCCTAAGACCCGCCTGGCCCCTGCGGTCCCCGATGCCTCCGAGCTTATAGTTAAGCCGGCCTTCGGCAGTTGGGGGAGGAAGGTGGCTTTGGCGAAATCGGCGGAGGACGTGGAGGCCCTACTGAAGGGGGTGGACCCCGACGAGGTCTATTTGGTCCAGGAGCGCGTGGGGGACGGGACCGACATAAGGGCCTTCGTGGTGGGCGTGAGGGTGGTGGCGGCCATGGTGAGGAGGCCCCCGCCCGGTGATTGGCGCAGTAACGCGGCGAGGGGAGGGGCGGCGGAGGGGATAAGGCCTCCGCCCGAGGTCGAGGACCTCGCCGTGAAGGCCGCCAAGGCGCTCAACGCCGAATACGCTGGGGTTGATATACTCATAGGCAGGGATAAGTACTATGTGGGCGAGGTCAACGTGATACCTGAGTTCAAGACGGTCTCCAGGGCCAGTGGCGTGGACGTGGCCGCCGAGTTGATAAAATATGTGGCCTGGATGGAAAAAAGTTAG
- a CDS encoding XdhC family protein, which yields MSICDTFRALDLASRRGSAAVLVKVYDGSRSYVDVVVEGRPLMGLLSDSVLSAVGGLKAVGEKFEGKVGQLYVSAEVVLVRPTVIVVGFGEVARRISAVAAAMGYYVASIGHKAEGAFYSGELDDLERLVSEGSIVVIANEGGHPADVDAAELAIRRKAGYVAVLASRKRAALIIRELMRRGLPEAEIKARLRSPAGLDVGAKTAGEIAVSIMAEVVMHIRGGTGRPMLEVKNPYEALGEVEGEDLSRYRCEWKPAKEL from the coding sequence ATGTCGATCTGTGACACCTTCCGGGCGTTAGATCTGGCGTCTCGGAGGGGGTCCGCGGCGGTGCTCGTGAAGGTCTACGACGGGTCGCGGTCCTATGTGGACGTGGTGGTGGAGGGGAGGCCGCTGATGGGCCTCCTGTCGGACTCCGTCCTTTCGGCCGTGGGCGGGCTTAAGGCCGTCGGCGAGAAGTTCGAGGGGAAGGTTGGGCAGTTATACGTATCGGCTGAAGTGGTCCTGGTGAGGCCCACTGTGATTGTGGTGGGCTTCGGCGAGGTGGCGCGGCGGATCTCGGCGGTGGCGGCGGCCATGGGCTACTACGTGGCCTCCATAGGCCATAAGGCAGAGGGCGCCTTCTACTCCGGGGAGCTCGACGACTTGGAGAGGCTGGTCTCCGAGGGCTCTATAGTGGTGATAGCCAACGAGGGGGGCCATCCGGCCGATGTAGACGCCGCGGAGCTGGCCATTAGGCGCAAGGCCGGCTACGTGGCGGTGTTGGCCAGCAGGAAGAGGGCGGCGTTGATAATTAGAGAGCTCATGAGGAGGGGGCTACCCGAGGCGGAGATAAAGGCCAGGCTGAGGTCGCCCGCCGGCCTGGACGTGGGAGCGAAGACTGCGGGCGAGATAGCGGTGAGCATAATGGCGGAGGTCGTAATGCACATAAGGGGAGGGACCGGCAGGCCCATGTTGGAAGTTAAAAATCCCTACGAGGCGCTGGGCGAGGTGGAGGGGGAGGACCTATCTAGGTATAGATGCGAATGGAAACCGGCAAAAGAGCTCTAG
- a CDS encoding ParA family protein — translation MVVLAFLSASGGVGKTTLALHIAHKFLGEGKRTLLVDLDPSAGLSTVLLGEEGVARLEAEGRTAGDALLKYVRGEAVDIGQYAVRVEVGGRQAELVPSGDALSDAMGLLWFSGSRPSPERILGRFLEDSGASRWDVVVLDTLPFYERRYTLTAFYAADKIIIVTHPYGAEPWRAKRMYRKLAELVGTAVDIKAKVVVNRVDSSTKEAKEAFKILERTLDLPRFQTVIFQRVAYTRVPKMEYQNDKKARQEVESLFREVKDWLNVELSLY, via the coding sequence GTGGTGGTGCTCGCCTTCCTCTCCGCCAGCGGAGGGGTCGGAAAGACAACGCTCGCGTTGCACATAGCCCACAAGTTCCTCGGCGAGGGGAAGAGGACCCTGCTGGTGGACCTAGACCCCAGCGCCGGCCTCAGCACGGTCCTGCTGGGCGAGGAGGGCGTCGCGAGGCTCGAGGCCGAGGGGAGGACCGCGGGCGACGCCCTCCTTAAGTACGTGAGGGGCGAGGCGGTGGACATAGGGCAGTACGCGGTTAGGGTGGAGGTCGGAGGCCGCCAGGCCGAGCTGGTCCCCAGCGGCGACGCCCTCAGCGACGCCATGGGGCTCCTGTGGTTCTCCGGCAGTAGGCCCAGCCCCGAGCGGATCTTGGGCAGGTTCCTAGAGGACTCAGGCGCCTCCAGGTGGGACGTCGTGGTGCTGGACACGCTACCTTTCTACGAGAGGCGCTACACCCTCACGGCCTTCTACGCCGCCGACAAGATAATAATAGTGACGCACCCATATGGCGCCGAGCCCTGGCGCGCCAAGAGGATGTACAGAAAGCTGGCGGAGCTCGTAGGGACGGCGGTCGACATAAAGGCGAAGGTTGTCGTGAACCGCGTTGACTCCAGCACAAAGGAGGCCAAAGAGGCCTTTAAGATACTCGAGAGGACGCTGGACCTCCCCAGATTCCAGACCGTGATATTCCAGCGGGTAGCCTACACGAGAGTGCCCAAAATGGAGTACCAAAACGACAAGAAAGCAAGACAGGAGGTGGAGTCGCTGTTCAGAGAGGTCAAGGACTGGCTAAACGTGGAGCTGAGCCTCTACTGA